The Arachis duranensis cultivar V14167 chromosome 2, aradu.V14167.gnm2.J7QH, whole genome shotgun sequence genome has a window encoding:
- the LOC107475365 gene encoding two-component response regulator ORR22-like, whose amino-acid sequence MEESHGSQCSKTSPSNLEEEEEDDDDKYEINKNNGGGGGGCSSNSTVEENSNNNNDKKKIRPYVRSKFPRLRWTPDLHLRFLHAVQRLGGQERATPKLVLQLMNIKGLSIAHVKSHLQMFRSKKLDEPNHQVLANHHGSRLMDTGDRNIYNLSQLPMLQGYNPSTISSHRFGYGDNSFTSAYEKMVHRPFNWANSIFRVGSSSNFIEQQQQQQPIITSNSSFKIHEPRKDDHEFLSFGSNSSSAHDQSLCTKRLSNNNNVGLTPLLLSSQNPRTQDNNNNHNTIMPLKRKASPSSSSSLATEKIDLDLSLKLNSRIDGDEERRVELEDHDNNNNNDDDDNNLSLSLYPPIQSSTSNNLRSNNKLKEAQDCCKKQGKMASTLDLTI is encoded by the exons ATGGAAGAAAGCCATGGATCCCAATGTTCCAAGACAAGCCCTTCAAACcttgaggaggaagaagaagacgacgacGACAAATACGAAATCAACAAGAATaatggaggaggaggaggagggtgTTCAAGCAATAGCACAGTGGAAgagaatagtaataataataatgataagaaaaaaataaggccTTATGTTAGATCCAAGTTTCCAAGGCTTCGTTGGACACCTGATCTTCACCTTAGATTTCTTCATGCTGTTCAAAGACTTGGAGGTCAAGAGA GAGCAACCCCAAAATTGGTTCTTCAATTGATGAACATCAAAGGATTAAGTATTGCCCATGTTAAGAGTCATTTAcag atgtttagaagcaaaaaatTGGATGAACCAAATCATCAAG TATTGGCCAATCATCATGGTAGTCGTCTTATGGATACTGGAGACAGAAATATATATAATCTTAGCCAACTTCCAATGCTTCAAGGGTATAACCCAAGCACAATTTCATCCCACAG aTTTGGATACGGGGATAATTCATTCACAAGTGCCTATGAAAAAATGGTGCATAGACCTTTCAATTGGGCTAATAGCATCTTCCGGGTtggttcttcttccaattttattgagcaacaacaacaacaacaaccaataaTAACAAGTAATAGTAGTTTTAAAATCCATGAACCAAGAAAAGATGATCATGAATTCCTCTCATTTGGTAGTAATAGTAGTAGTGCACATGATCAATCTCTATGCACTAAAAGATtgagcaataataataatgttggtCTCACcccattattattatcatcacaAAATCCAAGAACACAAGACAATAATAACAATCATAACACCATCATGCCATTGAAAAGGaaggcatcaccatcatcatcatcatcattagctactgaaaaaattgatttggatCTTTCACTAAAATTGAACTCAAGGATAGATGGTGATGAAGAAAGAAGAGTGGAATTGGAGGATCatgataataacaataataatgatgatgatgataacaaTCTATCATTATCTTTGTACCCTCCTATTCAATCATCAACCTCTAATAATCTTAGAAGCAATAATAAGTTGAAGGAAGCACAAGATTGTTGCaagaagcaagggaaaatgGCTAGTACCCTGGATCTGACTATATGA